The proteins below are encoded in one region of Pongo pygmaeus isolate AG05252 chromosome 20, NHGRI_mPonPyg2-v2.0_pri, whole genome shotgun sequence:
- the SIGLEC9 gene encoding sialic acid-binding Ig-like lectin 9 isoform X3 yields the protein MLLLLLPLLWGRERVEGQRSNWKHYLLTMQRSVTVQEGLCVHVPCSFSYPGYGWSYSDPVHGYWFRQGAKTDRDAPVATNNPARAVQEETQDRFHLLGDPHTKNCTLNIRDARKSDAGTYFFRVERGNIKWNYISDQLSVHVTALTHRPNILIPGTMESGCPQNLTCSVPWACEQGTPPMISWTGTSMSPLDPSTTRSSVLTLIPQPQDHGTSLTCQVTFPGAGVTTNKTVHLNVSYPPQNLTMTVFQGDGTVSTVPGNGSSLSVPEGQSLRLVCAVDSNPPARLSLSWRSLTLCPSQPSNPGVLELPWVHLRDEEEFTCRAQNPLGSQQVSLNVSLQSKATSGVTQGAVGGAGATALVFLSFCIIFVVVRSCRKKSARPAAGVGDTGIEDANTVRGSASQILNHFIGFPTFLGLGFEFLLNLGDLCCHPDSEFYVCHFSHFRLIKNIAGEIVWSLEGKILWLLDVSDFFHWFFLICVG from the exons atgctgctgctgttgctgcccctgctctgggggagggagagggtggaaggacagaggagtAACTGGAAGCATTACCTGCTGACGATGCAGAGGTCCGTGACTGTGCAGGAGGGCCTGTGTGTCCACGTGCCCTGCTCCTTCTCCTACCCCGGGTATGGCTGGTCTTACTCTGACCCAGTTCATGGCTACTGGTTCCGGCAAGGGGCCAAGACAGACCGGGATGCTCCAGTGGCCACAAACAACCCAGCTCGGGCAGTGCAGGAGGAGACTCAGGACCGATTCCACCTCCTTGGGGACCCACATACCAAGAATTGCACCCTGAACATCAGAGATGCCAGAAAGAGTGATGCGGGGACATACTTCTTTCGTGTGGAGAgaggaaatataaaatggaattatatatctGACCAGCTCTCTGTGCATGTGACAG CCTTGACCCACAGGCCCAACATCCTCATCCCAGGCACCATGGAGTCTGGCTGCCCCCAGAATCTAACCTGCTCTGTGCCCTGGGCCTGTGAGCAGGGGACGCCCCCTATGATCTCCTGGACGGGGACCTCCATGTCCCCCTTGGACCCCTCCACCACCCGCTCCTCGGTGCTCACCCTCATCCCACAGCCCCAGGACCATGGCACCAGCCTCACCTGTCAGGTGACCTTCCCTGGGGCCGGCGTGACCACGAACAAGACCGTCCATCTCAACGTGTCCT ACCCCCCTCAGAACTTGACCATGACTGTCTTCCAAGGAGACGGCACAG TATCCACAGTCCCGGGAAATGGCTCATCTCTGTCAGTCCCAGAGGGCCAGTCTCTGCGCCTGGTCTGTGCGGTTGACAGCAATCCACCTGCCAGGCTGAGCCTGAGCTGGAGAAGCCTGACCCTGTGCCCCTCACAGCCCTCAAACCCGGGGGTGCTGGAGCTGCCTTGGGTGCACCTGAGGGATGAAGAGGAATTCACCTGCAGAGCTCAGAACCCTCTGGGCTCTCAGCAGGTCTCCCTGAACGTCTCCCTGCAGA GCAAAGCCACATCAGGAGTGACTCAGGGGGCGGTCGGGGGAGCTGGAGCCACAGCCCTGGTCTTCCTGTCCTTCTGCATCATCTTCGTTGT AGTGAGGTCCTGCAGGAAGAAATCGGCAAGGCCAGCAGCGGGCGTGGGGGATACGGGCATAGAGGATGCAAACACCGTCAGGGGCTCAGCCTCTCAG aTCTTGAATCATTTTATTGGATTTCCTACATTCCTTGGACTGGGTTTCGAGTTTCTCCTGAATCTCGGTGATCTTtgttgccatccagattctgaattctatgtctgtcatttcagtcatttcagaCTCATTAAGAACATTGCTGGGGAGATAGTGTGGTCACTTGAAGGTAAAATACTCTGGCTTTTGGATGTGTCAGATTTCtttcactggttctttctcatctgtgtgggctga
- the SIGLEC9 gene encoding sialic acid-binding Ig-like lectin 9 isoform X2 encodes MLLLLLPLLWGRERVEGQRSNWKHYLLTMQRSVTVQEGLCVHVPCSFSYPGYGWSYSDPVHGYWFRQGAKTDRDAPVATNNPARAVQEETQDRFHLLGDPHTKNCTLNIRDARKSDAGTYFFRVERGNIKWNYISDQLSVHVTALTHRPNILIPGTMESGCPQNLTCSVPWACEQGTPPMISWTGTSMSPLDPSTTRSSVLTLIPQPQDHGTSLTCQVTFPGAGVTTNKTVHLNVSYPPQNLTMTVFQGDGTVSTVPGNGSSLSVPEGQSLRLVCAVDSNPPARLSLSWRSLTLCPSQPSNPGVLELPWVHLRDEEEFTCRAQNPLGSQQVSLNVSLQSKATSGVTQGAVGGAGATALVFLSFCIIFVVVRSCRKKSARPAAGVGDTGIEDANTVRGSASQVWRPPGEQG; translated from the exons atgctgctgctgttgctgcccctgctctgggggagggagagggtggaaggacagaggagtAACTGGAAGCATTACCTGCTGACGATGCAGAGGTCCGTGACTGTGCAGGAGGGCCTGTGTGTCCACGTGCCCTGCTCCTTCTCCTACCCCGGGTATGGCTGGTCTTACTCTGACCCAGTTCATGGCTACTGGTTCCGGCAAGGGGCCAAGACAGACCGGGATGCTCCAGTGGCCACAAACAACCCAGCTCGGGCAGTGCAGGAGGAGACTCAGGACCGATTCCACCTCCTTGGGGACCCACATACCAAGAATTGCACCCTGAACATCAGAGATGCCAGAAAGAGTGATGCGGGGACATACTTCTTTCGTGTGGAGAgaggaaatataaaatggaattatatatctGACCAGCTCTCTGTGCATGTGACAG CCTTGACCCACAGGCCCAACATCCTCATCCCAGGCACCATGGAGTCTGGCTGCCCCCAGAATCTAACCTGCTCTGTGCCCTGGGCCTGTGAGCAGGGGACGCCCCCTATGATCTCCTGGACGGGGACCTCCATGTCCCCCTTGGACCCCTCCACCACCCGCTCCTCGGTGCTCACCCTCATCCCACAGCCCCAGGACCATGGCACCAGCCTCACCTGTCAGGTGACCTTCCCTGGGGCCGGCGTGACCACGAACAAGACCGTCCATCTCAACGTGTCCT ACCCCCCTCAGAACTTGACCATGACTGTCTTCCAAGGAGACGGCACAG TATCCACAGTCCCGGGAAATGGCTCATCTCTGTCAGTCCCAGAGGGCCAGTCTCTGCGCCTGGTCTGTGCGGTTGACAGCAATCCACCTGCCAGGCTGAGCCTGAGCTGGAGAAGCCTGACCCTGTGCCCCTCACAGCCCTCAAACCCGGGGGTGCTGGAGCTGCCTTGGGTGCACCTGAGGGATGAAGAGGAATTCACCTGCAGAGCTCAGAACCCTCTGGGCTCTCAGCAGGTCTCCCTGAACGTCTCCCTGCAGA GCAAAGCCACATCAGGAGTGACTCAGGGGGCGGTCGGGGGAGCTGGAGCCACAGCCCTGGTCTTCCTGTCCTTCTGCATCATCTTCGTTGT AGTGAGGTCCTGCAGGAAGAAATCGGCAAGGCCAGCAGCGGGCGTGGGGGATACGGGCATAGAGGATGCAAACACCGTCAGGGGCTCAGCCTCTCAG GTGTGGAGGCCCCCAGGGGAGCAGGGCTGA
- the SIGLEC9 gene encoding sialic acid-binding Ig-like lectin 9 isoform X1 — MLLLLLPLLWGRERVEGQRSNWKHYLLTMQRSVTVQEGLCVHVPCSFSYPGYGWSYSDPVHGYWFRQGAKTDRDAPVATNNPARAVQEETQDRFHLLGDPHTKNCTLNIRDARKSDAGTYFFRVERGNIKWNYISDQLSVHVTALTHRPNILIPGTMESGCPQNLTCSVPWACEQGTPPMISWTGTSMSPLDPSTTRSSVLTLIPQPQDHGTSLTCQVTFPGAGVTTNKTVHLNVSYPPQNLTMTVFQGDGTVSTVPGNGSSLSVPEGQSLRLVCAVDSNPPARLSLSWRSLTLCPSQPSNPGVLELPWVHLRDEEEFTCRAQNPLGSQQVSLNVSLQSKATSGVTQGAVGGAGATALVFLSFCIIFVVVRSCRKKSARPAAGVGDTGIEDANTVRGSASQGPLTEPWAEDSPPDQPPPASARSSVGEGELQYATLSFQTVKPRDSQGREATDTEYSEIKIHR, encoded by the exons atgctgctgctgttgctgcccctgctctgggggagggagagggtggaaggacagaggagtAACTGGAAGCATTACCTGCTGACGATGCAGAGGTCCGTGACTGTGCAGGAGGGCCTGTGTGTCCACGTGCCCTGCTCCTTCTCCTACCCCGGGTATGGCTGGTCTTACTCTGACCCAGTTCATGGCTACTGGTTCCGGCAAGGGGCCAAGACAGACCGGGATGCTCCAGTGGCCACAAACAACCCAGCTCGGGCAGTGCAGGAGGAGACTCAGGACCGATTCCACCTCCTTGGGGACCCACATACCAAGAATTGCACCCTGAACATCAGAGATGCCAGAAAGAGTGATGCGGGGACATACTTCTTTCGTGTGGAGAgaggaaatataaaatggaattatatatctGACCAGCTCTCTGTGCATGTGACAG CCTTGACCCACAGGCCCAACATCCTCATCCCAGGCACCATGGAGTCTGGCTGCCCCCAGAATCTAACCTGCTCTGTGCCCTGGGCCTGTGAGCAGGGGACGCCCCCTATGATCTCCTGGACGGGGACCTCCATGTCCCCCTTGGACCCCTCCACCACCCGCTCCTCGGTGCTCACCCTCATCCCACAGCCCCAGGACCATGGCACCAGCCTCACCTGTCAGGTGACCTTCCCTGGGGCCGGCGTGACCACGAACAAGACCGTCCATCTCAACGTGTCCT ACCCCCCTCAGAACTTGACCATGACTGTCTTCCAAGGAGACGGCACAG TATCCACAGTCCCGGGAAATGGCTCATCTCTGTCAGTCCCAGAGGGCCAGTCTCTGCGCCTGGTCTGTGCGGTTGACAGCAATCCACCTGCCAGGCTGAGCCTGAGCTGGAGAAGCCTGACCCTGTGCCCCTCACAGCCCTCAAACCCGGGGGTGCTGGAGCTGCCTTGGGTGCACCTGAGGGATGAAGAGGAATTCACCTGCAGAGCTCAGAACCCTCTGGGCTCTCAGCAGGTCTCCCTGAACGTCTCCCTGCAGA GCAAAGCCACATCAGGAGTGACTCAGGGGGCGGTCGGGGGAGCTGGAGCCACAGCCCTGGTCTTCCTGTCCTTCTGCATCATCTTCGTTGT AGTGAGGTCCTGCAGGAAGAAATCGGCAAGGCCAGCAGCGGGCGTGGGGGATACGGGCATAGAGGATGCAAACACCGTCAGGGGCTCAGCCTCTCAG GGACCCCTGACTGAACCTTGGGCAGAAGACAGTCCCCCAGACCAGCCTCCCCCAGCTTCTGCCCGCTCCTCAGTGGGGGAAGGAGAGCTCCAGTATGCAACCCTCAGCTTCCAGACGGTGAAGCCTCGGGACTCACAGGGACGGGAGGCCACTGACACCGAGTACTCGGAGATAAAGATCCACAGATGA